The Vulgatibacter sp. genome window below encodes:
- a CDS encoding choice-of-anchor D domain-containing protein, whose amino-acid sequence MQFPRALLPLILALAACSGGEPLTAGSVTIEPALEPDPTGSADFLLAFEPVAAGKQASRTLTFRNRGGMPVAFEAPPLAAPFSAAPAAPGEIPPQASRTMEIHFAPQRAGAYEAIAPLTLGAETRWLRVAGRGLAPPDGACTLVPEATGLSFGTTGVAALHVRRLAIRNESAYACSAALAIEGDGSFRTEQQIELQPGESIAVPVVLEPRAVGSLRSTLHLRGDTARTVALSAEVVERCIEAPASIPFGTVDEGCWSSEFLPHLRSRCDHPVQLVAVGLESLDFRVTSRPVLPFRIEPRGQLRIGLQHTPRHAIRTEAALSLAEDAGSPQTIRLEGAGAPRAPERWAERQGLLPAADRLYLVDDGAGMALHHERLAAHAAALTGAIATTDLRAGVTTTSRSATAGCATSGADGRLLPVDGSAERMLDRQLLQAGALAPRLQVAACSTAANEAFAAAERAVGFLTGVEDDPAHPEPDDGNLALRREEVPLQIVFVADRDDASTGAIETWVARFTALQQERNLAFTALLAGPDCAEVPRSHRIATLVRALGGSVHPLCGEPLAGQLVTKQPDWPFATRFHLPSTPFDRDADGAVDEAGDGFALFVEGEHVPQLDGDRLRYTVRPETAVVEFEPELAPPPDATFEFVYLPECR is encoded by the coding sequence ATGCAGTTCCCTCGCGCCCTGCTCCCCCTGATCCTCGCCCTCGCCGCGTGCAGCGGTGGCGAGCCGCTCACCGCAGGGAGCGTCACGATCGAGCCGGCGCTGGAGCCCGATCCCACCGGCAGCGCCGACTTCCTCCTCGCCTTCGAGCCGGTCGCTGCAGGCAAGCAGGCGAGCCGCACCCTCACCTTCCGCAACCGGGGCGGCATGCCGGTGGCGTTCGAAGCGCCGCCCCTGGCGGCACCCTTCTCCGCCGCCCCCGCGGCACCTGGCGAGATCCCGCCGCAGGCTTCGCGCACGATGGAGATCCACTTCGCGCCGCAGCGCGCCGGCGCCTATGAGGCGATCGCGCCCCTCACCCTCGGGGCGGAGACGAGGTGGCTCCGCGTCGCGGGCCGCGGCCTCGCTCCCCCGGACGGCGCCTGCACCCTCGTCCCCGAGGCGACCGGGCTCTCCTTCGGAACCACGGGCGTAGCCGCGCTCCACGTCCGGCGCCTCGCGATCCGCAACGAGAGCGCCTACGCCTGCAGCGCCGCCCTCGCGATCGAGGGCGACGGATCCTTCCGGACCGAGCAGCAGATCGAGTTGCAGCCCGGTGAATCGATCGCGGTCCCGGTGGTCCTCGAACCCCGGGCCGTCGGCAGCCTGCGCTCGACCCTGCACCTCCGCGGCGACACCGCCCGGACCGTCGCGCTCTCCGCCGAGGTGGTCGAGCGCTGCATCGAGGCGCCGGCGTCGATCCCCTTCGGCACCGTCGACGAGGGCTGCTGGAGCAGCGAATTCCTGCCCCACCTGCGCAGCCGCTGCGATCACCCGGTCCAGCTGGTGGCGGTGGGCCTCGAGAGCCTCGACTTCCGGGTGACGAGCCGGCCGGTGCTTCCCTTCCGGATCGAGCCCCGGGGCCAGCTGCGGATCGGCCTGCAGCACACGCCGCGGCACGCGATCCGCACCGAGGCGGCGCTCAGCCTCGCCGAGGACGCGGGATCCCCGCAGACGATCCGCCTCGAGGGCGCCGGCGCCCCCCGCGCGCCGGAGCGCTGGGCCGAGCGGCAGGGGCTGCTCCCTGCGGCGGATCGCCTCTACCTCGTCGACGACGGTGCCGGGATGGCGCTCCACCACGAGCGCCTCGCCGCCCATGCCGCGGCGCTCACCGGCGCGATCGCCACCACCGATCTCCGGGCCGGCGTCACCACCACCAGCCGGAGCGCCACCGCAGGCTGCGCCACCTCGGGTGCCGACGGCAGGCTCCTACCCGTGGACGGCAGCGCCGAGCGGATGCTCGACCGCCAGCTCCTGCAGGCGGGTGCGCTCGCCCCCCGGCTGCAGGTGGCCGCCTGCTCGACCGCGGCGAACGAGGCCTTCGCCGCTGCGGAGCGCGCCGTGGGTTTCCTCACCGGCGTGGAGGACGACCCCGCCCATCCCGAGCCGGATGACGGCAACCTGGCGCTGCGGCGGGAGGAGGTGCCGCTGCAGATCGTCTTCGTCGCCGATCGCGACGACGCTTCGACGGGCGCGATCGAGACCTGGGTGGCGCGCTTCACCGCCCTGCAGCAGGAGCGCAACCTCGCCTTCACCGCCCTGCTCGCAGGCCCGGATTGCGCCGAAGTCCCCAGGTCGCATCGGATCGCCACCCTGGTGCGCGCCCTGGGCGGCAGCGTCCACCCCCTCTGCGGCGAGCCGCTCGCGGGGCAGCTGGTGACGAAGCAGCCCGACTGGCCCTTCGCCACGCGCTTCCACCTCCCCTCCACCCCCTTCGATCGCGACGCCGACGGCGCCGTCGACGAAGCGGGCGACGGCTTCGCGCTCTTCGTCGAGGGGGAGCACGTCCCGCAGCTGGACGGCGATCGGCTCCGCTACACCGTGCGTCCCGAGACCGCGGTGGTGGAGTTCGAGCCGGAGCTGGCGCCGCCGCCGGACGCGACGTTCGAGTTCGTCTACCTGCCGGAGTGCAGGTAG
- a CDS encoding RNA polymerase sigma factor — MAVDVQALYTQFGPLVLRRCRKLLRDEDQALDAMQDVFVLLLRNEARLDDGAPSSLLLRMATNVCLNRIRGAGRRPEDPEEETLQQIACADDAESRSLARSVLGRIFGRELESTQAIAVMHLVDGMTLEEVAREVGLSVSGVRKRLRTLKANVAALQEV, encoded by the coding sequence GTGGCCGTCGACGTGCAGGCGCTCTACACCCAATTCGGCCCGCTGGTCCTGCGCCGGTGCAGGAAGCTCCTGCGCGACGAGGACCAGGCCCTCGACGCGATGCAGGACGTCTTCGTCCTGCTGCTCCGCAACGAGGCCCGCCTCGACGACGGCGCGCCCTCCTCGCTCCTGTTGCGCATGGCGACCAACGTCTGCCTCAACCGGATCCGCGGCGCCGGCCGCCGGCCCGAGGATCCGGAAGAGGAGACGCTGCAGCAGATCGCCTGCGCGGACGATGCGGAGTCGCGCTCCCTCGCCCGCTCGGTCCTCGGCCGGATCTTCGGCAGGGAGCTCGAGTCGACGCAGGCGATCGCGGTGATGCACCTGGTGGACGGGATGACGCTGGAGGAGGTGGCCCGCGAGGTGGGCCTCTCCGTCTCCGGCGTCCGCAAGCGGCTGCGCACGCTCAAGGCGAACGTCGCCGCGCTGCAGGAGGTCTAG
- a CDS encoding ActD-like protein yields MERNRTPDWLLERLVAGDLPDSEAAEIQRRVAAEPDGPQRLAAIRASNEAILAAHPAPRLAAAIRHRAEGQAPKKRRFSPFALTLAAPAVAIFLVLFLQDTTPDVPGEQLPPEVIRLKGDGPKLLVHRQRAGEPERVAEGSEARARDLLQLSYQAGGAAYGVVVSVDGNGNVTRHLPANGTTAAALDPDGAVALPASYELDDAPAFERFFLVSAAAPFSVEQVVDAAAWLAKSAAPESGELPLPPSLRQTSFLVKKVP; encoded by the coding sequence ATGGAGCGGAACCGAACCCCCGACTGGCTGCTCGAGCGCCTCGTCGCCGGCGATCTGCCGGACTCCGAGGCGGCGGAGATCCAGCGCCGTGTCGCTGCAGAGCCCGACGGGCCGCAGCGCCTCGCGGCGATCCGCGCCTCGAACGAGGCGATCCTCGCCGCCCACCCGGCGCCGCGGCTGGCTGCGGCGATCCGCCACCGGGCGGAGGGCCAGGCCCCGAAGAAGCGGCGCTTCTCGCCCTTCGCCCTCACCCTGGCGGCGCCGGCGGTGGCTATCTTCCTCGTGCTCTTTCTCCAGGACACCACGCCGGACGTCCCCGGCGAGCAGCTGCCCCCGGAGGTCATCCGCCTCAAGGGCGACGGGCCGAAGCTCCTCGTCCACCGCCAGCGCGCCGGCGAACCCGAGCGCGTGGCCGAGGGGAGCGAGGCCCGGGCGCGGGATCTGCTCCAGCTCAGCTACCAGGCCGGCGGCGCCGCGTACGGCGTGGTCGTCTCGGTGGACGGCAACGGCAACGTGACCCGCCACCTCCCCGCGAACGGCACCACCGCCGCTGCGCTCGATCCCGACGGCGCCGTCGCGCTGCCCGCGTCCTACGAGCTCGACGACGCACCGGCCTTCGAGCGCTTCTTCCTCGTCTCCGCAGCAGCGCCCTTCTCCGTCGAGCAGGTCGTCGACGCAGCCGCGTGGCTGGCGAAGAGCGCAGCCCCCGAGAGCGGTGAGCTGCCCCTGCCGCCCTCGCTCCGCCAGACCTCGTTCCTCGTCAAGAAGGTGCCGTGA
- a CDS encoding caspase family protein, producing the protein MLRFLALSLALLLPALADASGGTIRRFALVAGANDGGAARTELRYAASDAAAVARVLEELGGVAPADRLLLVDPDRAGMQAGLAEMQHRLAAARAGDTRVELFVYYSGHSDEEGLLLGEEHFTYGELRQALESLPADVRVAILDSCSSGALTRRKGGVRRAPFLVDAASKVKGHAYLTSSSADEAAQESDRIGASFFTHFLVSGLRGAADSTRDGKVTLTEAYQFAFAETLARTEKTSSGAQHPAYEMQLVGTGDLVMTDLRSTAAGLVVEESIHGRIYVRDAAGALVVELRKAPATPVELGLAPGAYVVTVEDRGSLSEANVVLAEGKRSTLARAQLRSVEGERNRVRGDDAVDESEYVRAPFVLGLVPGSSTLPYGVPEDRVTTGIGFNLVGSRTARLDGVDVGFGLNWHTERASGAMLAIGGNLVGGDTSGAQFAVGFNHTGGSLDGVQASVGYNGAGEDVSLGQAAVGANFAGGDVRGFQASAGANWAEGAVAGAQLTSGLNVARGGLRGVQGSSGVNWVAGDASGFQATAGANVVDGGLVGAQLGPANVLTGASMGLQAGVANWSRASFSGLQLGGGFSWARELEGAQIGVINVGGNVDGAQIGVINVASGTVNGTQIGVVNYADEVDAPLGVLSVVRNGRFNLDLWADETSAGNLGLKIGARHFYGIFTAGVGGRETSEGDQRWTAGLGFGGHVPVGNPALSFLNLELLARQVHYGSDWSTEAGENHLVSTLRLGAGWQIAERFALVAGPSVNVSVAETDRGGFGLFGEAATVESNDEATVRMWPGFFVGVQI; encoded by the coding sequence ATGCTGCGCTTCCTCGCCCTCTCCCTCGCGCTGCTCCTGCCCGCGCTCGCCGACGCGAGCGGCGGCACCATCCGCCGCTTCGCCCTGGTGGCAGGCGCGAACGACGGCGGCGCCGCGCGCACCGAGCTCCGCTACGCCGCGAGCGACGCGGCTGCGGTGGCCCGCGTCCTCGAGGAGCTCGGCGGCGTGGCCCCTGCCGATCGCCTCCTCCTCGTCGATCCCGACAGAGCCGGCATGCAGGCGGGCCTCGCCGAGATGCAGCACCGCCTCGCAGCAGCCCGCGCTGGCGACACGCGGGTGGAGCTCTTCGTCTACTACTCCGGTCACTCCGATGAGGAGGGGCTGCTCCTCGGCGAGGAGCACTTCACCTACGGCGAGCTGCGCCAGGCCCTCGAGTCGCTCCCCGCCGACGTGCGGGTGGCGATCCTCGACTCCTGCTCCTCCGGCGCCCTCACCCGCCGCAAGGGCGGCGTGCGCCGCGCCCCCTTCCTCGTCGACGCCGCGAGCAAGGTGAAGGGCCACGCCTATCTCACCTCCTCGTCCGCCGACGAGGCGGCGCAGGAGTCGGATCGGATCGGCGCCTCCTTCTTCACCCACTTCCTCGTCTCCGGTCTGCGCGGCGCAGCGGACAGCACCCGCGACGGCAAGGTGACCCTGACCGAGGCCTACCAGTTCGCCTTCGCCGAGACGCTGGCGCGTACCGAGAAGACGAGCAGCGGCGCGCAGCATCCCGCCTACGAGATGCAGCTGGTGGGCACCGGCGATCTGGTGATGACCGACCTGCGCTCGACCGCAGCGGGGCTCGTGGTCGAGGAGTCGATCCACGGCCGCATCTACGTCCGCGACGCTGCCGGCGCGCTGGTGGTGGAGCTGCGCAAGGCGCCCGCCACGCCGGTGGAGCTCGGCCTCGCCCCCGGTGCCTACGTGGTCACCGTCGAGGATCGCGGCAGCCTCTCCGAGGCGAACGTCGTCCTCGCCGAGGGCAAGCGCTCGACGCTGGCCCGGGCGCAGCTCCGCTCGGTCGAAGGCGAGCGCAACCGCGTGCGCGGCGACGACGCCGTCGACGAGTCGGAGTACGTGCGCGCCCCCTTCGTCCTCGGCCTGGTGCCCGGCTCCAGCACGCTGCCCTACGGCGTTCCCGAGGATCGGGTGACCACCGGCATCGGCTTCAACCTCGTCGGCAGCCGCACGGCGCGCCTCGACGGCGTCGACGTCGGCTTCGGCCTCAACTGGCACACCGAGCGGGCCTCCGGCGCGATGCTCGCGATCGGCGGAAACCTCGTGGGCGGCGACACCAGCGGCGCGCAGTTCGCCGTGGGCTTCAACCACACCGGCGGCTCCCTCGACGGCGTGCAGGCCTCGGTCGGCTACAACGGTGCGGGCGAAGACGTCTCCCTGGGCCAGGCTGCCGTCGGCGCCAACTTCGCCGGCGGCGACGTGCGCGGCTTCCAGGCCTCCGCCGGCGCCAACTGGGCGGAGGGCGCCGTCGCCGGCGCGCAGCTCACCTCGGGCTTGAACGTGGCCCGGGGCGGCCTGCGCGGCGTGCAGGGCTCGAGCGGCGTCAACTGGGTCGCCGGAGATGCGAGCGGGTTCCAGGCCACCGCCGGCGCCAACGTGGTGGACGGTGGCCTCGTCGGTGCGCAGCTCGGTCCCGCCAACGTGCTCACCGGCGCGTCGATGGGGCTCCAGGCAGGCGTGGCCAACTGGTCGCGGGCCTCGTTCAGCGGCCTGCAGCTCGGCGGCGGCTTCTCCTGGGCCCGGGAGCTCGAGGGGGCGCAGATCGGCGTGATCAACGTCGGCGGCAACGTCGACGGCGCGCAGATCGGCGTGATCAACGTCGCATCTGGCACCGTGAACGGCACCCAGATCGGCGTCGTCAACTACGCGGACGAGGTCGACGCGCCTCTCGGCGTGCTCAGCGTGGTGCGCAATGGCCGCTTCAACCTCGACCTCTGGGCCGACGAGACCAGCGCCGGCAACCTCGGCCTCAAGATCGGCGCGCGGCATTTCTACGGCATCTTCACCGCAGGCGTCGGCGGCAGGGAGACCAGCGAGGGCGATCAGCGCTGGACCGCGGGCCTCGGCTTCGGCGGCCATGTCCCGGTGGGCAATCCGGCGCTCTCCTTCCTCAACCTGGAGCTCCTCGCCCGGCAGGTCCACTACGGCAGCGATTGGTCGACGGAGGCGGGCGAGAATCACCTCGTCTCCACCCTGCGCCTCGGCGCCGGCTGGCAGATCGCTGAGCGCTTCGCGCTGGTCGCCGGCCCCAGCGTGAACGTCTCCGTGGCGGAGACGGATCGCGGCGGCTTCGGCCTCTTCGGCGAGGCGGCGACGGTGGAGTCGAACGACGAGGCCACCGTGCGGATGTGGCCCGGCTTCTTCGTCGGCGTCCAGATCTGA
- the argB gene encoding acetylglutamate kinase has translation MSFAAEKGRWYVVKIGGELIAPGKLAGLAEAIRAFHDAGVKVAIVHGGGPQATELTRRIGLEPRQIAGRRVTDEQVLRVMKQALAGEVNVDLAALLRAEGVRVLGLHGVSGGLVDGVKRPPRVIAGGPSEPVDLGYVGDVTGVNVELLEHLAAGGWVPAIASIAGDAQGGVWNINADTVATRIAAELGAARLLLVSGVPGVLRDPKDPSTRIGRLTPAETEGLIDQGVISGGMIPKVLEAIRGLDAGIEAVHVCGAAPGQVLAEVRAPGSAGTVFLQG, from the coding sequence GTGAGCTTCGCCGCGGAGAAGGGCCGCTGGTACGTGGTGAAGATCGGCGGCGAGTTGATCGCGCCGGGCAAGCTGGCTGGTCTAGCCGAGGCGATCCGCGCCTTCCACGACGCGGGTGTGAAGGTGGCGATCGTGCACGGCGGCGGGCCGCAGGCCACCGAGCTCACCAGGCGGATCGGCCTCGAGCCCCGGCAGATCGCCGGTCGCCGCGTCACCGACGAGCAGGTGCTGCGGGTGATGAAGCAGGCCCTCGCCGGCGAGGTGAACGTCGATCTCGCCGCGCTGCTGCGGGCGGAGGGCGTGCGTGTCCTCGGCCTGCACGGCGTCTCCGGCGGCCTCGTCGACGGGGTGAAGCGGCCGCCCCGCGTCATCGCGGGCGGGCCGTCGGAGCCGGTGGATCTCGGCTACGTCGGCGACGTCACCGGCGTGAACGTGGAGCTGCTCGAGCACCTCGCCGCAGGGGGCTGGGTGCCTGCGATCGCCTCGATCGCCGGCGACGCGCAGGGCGGGGTCTGGAACATCAACGCCGATACGGTGGCGACGCGGATCGCCGCGGAGCTCGGGGCGGCCCGGCTCCTCCTCGTCTCGGGTGTGCCCGGCGTGCTACGGGATCCGAAGGATCCCTCCACCCGGATCGGGCGCCTCACCCCGGCGGAGACCGAAGGCCTCATCGACCAGGGCGTCATCTCCGGCGGGATGATCCCCAAGGTGCTCGAGGCAATCCGCGGGCTGGACGCGGGGATCGAGGCGGTGCACGTCTGCGGCGCAGCGCCGGGGCAGGTCCTCGCCGAAGTCCGCGCGCCGGGCAGCGCCGGTACCGTCTTCCTACAGGGCTGA
- the argC gene encoding N-acetyl-gamma-glutamyl-phosphate reductase, with translation MAERIKAVLIGGTGYGGAEILRRLLFHPHVEVIRVTAADNIGKAVGEVHFNLAGLTDLRFEQMAPKEAAAGADVVFLAMPHKTTAKVAMELFDLPVRIVDLSGDFRLRSLAEYKQFYGVDHPAPERLGTFAYGMPELNRAAIAKARYVASPGCFATTIALGLAPLAKAGLLRGPIRTVAATGSSGSGANPTITTHHPLRAANLRTYKPLQHQHNPEILQTLRDAGAGDAQLEFIPVSAPLPRGIFATSFVDVPESVSAEQLQKAWHQLYDGEHFIRVVEGGRQPEVVAVAGSNYVEVGFSISEPFGGRRSVVCFSALDNLVKGGAGQAIQAFNAMMGWDESLTLREPGLWP, from the coding sequence ATGGCAGAGCGGATCAAGGCGGTACTCATCGGCGGCACGGGTTACGGAGGCGCGGAGATCCTGCGGCGCCTGCTCTTCCACCCGCACGTCGAGGTGATCCGCGTCACCGCCGCCGACAACATCGGCAAGGCGGTGGGCGAGGTGCACTTCAACCTCGCCGGCCTCACCGACCTGCGCTTCGAGCAGATGGCGCCGAAGGAAGCGGCTGCAGGGGCCGACGTGGTCTTCCTCGCCATGCCCCACAAGACCACCGCGAAGGTGGCGATGGAGCTCTTCGATCTGCCGGTGCGGATCGTCGACCTCTCCGGCGATTTCCGGCTCCGCAGCCTCGCCGAGTACAAGCAGTTCTACGGCGTCGATCATCCGGCGCCGGAGCGCCTCGGCACCTTCGCCTACGGCATGCCCGAGCTCAACCGCGCGGCGATCGCGAAGGCGCGCTACGTCGCCTCGCCCGGCTGCTTCGCCACCACCATCGCGCTGGGCCTCGCGCCGCTGGCGAAGGCGGGGCTGCTCCGCGGGCCGATCCGCACGGTGGCGGCCACCGGTTCCTCCGGCTCCGGCGCCAACCCGACCATCACCACCCACCACCCGCTCCGCGCCGCCAACCTGCGCACCTACAAGCCGCTGCAGCACCAGCACAACCCGGAGATCCTGCAGACGCTGCGGGACGCAGGCGCCGGCGACGCGCAGCTCGAGTTCATCCCGGTGTCGGCGCCGCTGCCGCGGGGCATCTTCGCCACCTCCTTCGTCGACGTGCCCGAGTCGGTGAGCGCCGAGCAGCTCCAGAAGGCGTGGCACCAGCTCTACGACGGCGAGCATTTCATCCGCGTCGTCGAAGGCGGCAGGCAGCCCGAGGTGGTGGCGGTGGCTGGCTCCAACTACGTCGAGGTGGGCTTCTCGATCTCCGAGCCCTTCGGCGGGCGTCGCTCGGTGGTCTGCTTCTCCGCCCTCGACAACCTGGTGAAGGGCGGCGCCGGCCAGGCGATCCAGGCCTTCAACGCGATGATGGGCTGGGACGAGAGCCTCACCCTGCGCGAGCCGGGGCTGTGGCCGTGA
- a CDS encoding outer membrane beta-barrel protein, with the protein MRIQSLLFAAALLALPTAAAAQTQARGPSVLQPGEFSVGAEILPADVINAQFLAATSDNGATPSTGFNLRYAFDNRLALIGTLGFSLVTVADDQDDPAARYSVGVGGQFNLIQSGPTAFFFRGGLQFIPRDDDGPDDQELGVRLWAGPGVEARVADPLSIAFYTSLLDLQLGGDTRFDLEIVPTVGMWLYF; encoded by the coding sequence ATGCGCATCCAGTCGCTTCTTTTCGCCGCAGCTCTCCTTGCCCTCCCCACCGCAGCTGCAGCCCAGACCCAGGCCCGCGGCCCCTCCGTCCTCCAGCCCGGCGAGTTCAGCGTGGGCGCGGAGATCCTGCCCGCCGACGTGATCAACGCGCAGTTCCTCGCTGCCACCTCGGACAACGGCGCCACGCCCTCCACCGGCTTCAACCTCCGCTACGCCTTCGACAACCGCCTCGCCCTCATCGGCACCCTGGGCTTCAGCCTGGTGACGGTCGCCGACGACCAGGACGATCCGGCGGCGCGCTACTCGGTGGGTGTGGGTGGCCAGTTCAACCTGATCCAGAGCGGCCCCACCGCCTTCTTCTTCCGCGGCGGCCTCCAGTTCATCCCCCGCGACGACGACGGCCCGGACGATCAGGAGCTGGGCGTGCGCCTCTGGGCGGGCCCGGGCGTCGAGGCCCGCGTGGCCGATCCGCTCTCGATCGCCTTCTACACGTCGCTCCTCGATCTCCAGCTCGGCGGCGACACCCGCTTCGACCTCGAGATCGTCCCCACCGTCGGGATGTGGCTCTACTTCTGA
- a CDS encoding thioredoxin domain-containing protein: protein MAEGNRPTNRLANEASPYLRQHMHNPVDWYPWGDEALEKARREEKPILLSVGYAACHWCHVMEKDAFEVEAVAAEMNRHFVSIKVDREERPDIDALYQGVVQLMGRGGGWPLTVFLTPEGRPFFGGTYFPPEDRYGLPGFSRLLGALAEAWRTRRAEVEQSAASFAEGLGKIAAVGIGASEGEIGAADLVEAGARLVQELDQANGGFFGAPKFPHPLELAFLLRLAGRGIEGLGATDRATTERALRLSLDHMAQRGLYDQLGGGFHRYSVDEAWAVPHFEKMLYDNALLVRLYAEAAVAFGSGAYERVAHETAGWLAREMTDPGGGLYASQDADSEGVEGKFFVWTPAEIRAALGDDLGELAAAHFGVTPAGNFDHGTTVLHVAKPADALASERGLPVEDVRARLAAAKEQLLEVRMARIRPGTDDKVLAGWNGLAIGGLAAAGRLLGAPAMIEQARRAASFVLGTLVVEGRLQRVYRLGQVKQPAFLDDHAWLCEGLVELFESTGEGQWLDAARGLAGEMIDRYWDEARGIFFLDPADGPGLLHRVPAVHDNATPSGGSSAIHAFLRIHALTGDERVGAVASRYLRLQRDEMGRNPFAFGHLLAAAWLQVRGIVEVAVLGPAGPEREGLLAAARRGYRPEILAFAAEQGVGEMVAGRGALGGKAAAYVCRNFACERARTGADELAQALEEA, encoded by the coding sequence GTGGCCGAAGGCAATCGTCCCACCAACCGATTGGCGAACGAGGCTTCGCCCTACCTGCGCCAGCACATGCACAACCCCGTGGATTGGTATCCCTGGGGTGACGAGGCGCTGGAGAAGGCCCGGCGGGAGGAGAAGCCGATCCTCCTCTCGGTGGGCTACGCCGCGTGCCATTGGTGCCACGTGATGGAGAAGGACGCGTTCGAGGTGGAGGCGGTGGCGGCGGAGATGAACCGCCACTTCGTCTCGATCAAGGTCGATCGCGAGGAGCGGCCCGACATCGACGCCCTCTACCAGGGCGTGGTCCAGCTCATGGGCCGCGGCGGCGGCTGGCCCCTCACCGTCTTCCTCACGCCGGAGGGCAGGCCCTTCTTCGGCGGCACCTACTTCCCGCCGGAGGATCGCTACGGCCTGCCCGGCTTCTCGCGCCTCCTCGGCGCATTGGCGGAGGCGTGGCGGACGCGCCGCGCCGAGGTGGAGCAGAGCGCCGCCTCCTTCGCCGAGGGGCTGGGGAAGATCGCCGCCGTCGGCATCGGCGCCAGCGAGGGGGAGATCGGCGCTGCCGATCTCGTCGAGGCCGGCGCGCGGCTGGTACAGGAGCTCGACCAGGCGAACGGCGGCTTCTTCGGCGCGCCGAAATTCCCCCACCCGCTGGAGCTGGCTTTTCTGCTCCGGCTCGCCGGCCGCGGGATCGAGGGGCTCGGCGCCACCGACCGCGCCACCACCGAGCGGGCCCTGCGGCTCTCCCTGGATCACATGGCGCAGCGGGGCCTCTACGACCAGCTCGGCGGCGGCTTCCACCGCTACAGCGTCGACGAGGCGTGGGCGGTGCCCCACTTCGAGAAGATGCTCTACGACAACGCGCTGCTCGTGCGCCTCTACGCCGAGGCGGCGGTGGCCTTCGGCAGCGGCGCGTACGAGCGGGTCGCCCATGAGACCGCGGGCTGGCTCGCCCGGGAGATGACCGATCCCGGCGGCGGCCTCTACGCCTCGCAGGATGCGGACAGCGAGGGGGTGGAGGGGAAGTTCTTCGTCTGGACGCCGGCGGAGATCCGCGCGGCGCTCGGCGACGACCTCGGCGAGCTGGCGGCGGCGCATTTCGGCGTGACGCCTGCCGGCAATTTCGATCACGGGACGACGGTGCTCCACGTGGCGAAGCCGGCGGATGCGCTCGCATCGGAGCGGGGCCTGCCGGTGGAGGACGTGCGGGCGCGGCTCGCTGCGGCGAAGGAGCAGCTCCTCGAGGTGCGCATGGCGCGGATCCGCCCGGGCACCGACGACAAGGTCCTCGCCGGCTGGAACGGCCTCGCCATCGGCGGCCTCGCTGCGGCGGGCAGGCTCCTCGGTGCGCCGGCGATGATCGAACAGGCGCGGCGGGCGGCCTCCTTCGTCCTCGGCACGCTGGTGGTGGAGGGCAGGCTGCAGCGGGTCTACCGCCTCGGGCAGGTGAAGCAGCCCGCCTTCCTCGACGACCACGCCTGGCTCTGCGAGGGATTGGTCGAGCTCTTCGAGAGCACCGGCGAGGGGCAGTGGCTCGACGCGGCGCGGGGGCTGGCGGGGGAGATGATCGACAGGTACTGGGACGAGGCGCGGGGGATCTTCTTCCTCGACCCAGCGGACGGCCCGGGCCTCCTCCACCGGGTGCCGGCGGTCCACGACAACGCCACGCCCTCCGGTGGATCCAGCGCGATCCACGCTTTCCTTCGCATCCACGCCCTCACCGGCGACGAGCGGGTGGGGGCGGTGGCCTCGCGCTACCTCCGGCTCCAGCGGGACGAGATGGGGCGCAACCCCTTCGCCTTCGGCCACCTCCTGGCCGCGGCCTGGCTGCAGGTCCGGGGGATCGTCGAGGTGGCGGTGCTGGGGCCCGCAGGCCCCGAGCGCGAGGGGCTCCTCGCTGCGGCGCGCCGTGGTTACCGTCCGGAGATCCTCGCCTTCGCCGCGGAGCAGGGGGTGGGGGAGATGGTTGCCGGGCGCGGTGCCCTGGGCGGCAAGGCGGCTGCGTACGTCTGCCGAAACTTCGCGTGCGAGCGGGCGCGGACGGGTGCCGACGAGCTGGCGCAGGCGCTGGAGGAAGCATGA